A region from the Pseudomonas cucumis genome encodes:
- a CDS encoding GNAT family N-acetyltransferase: MTTIRSQPAIELHATQRDELETIENLMQFYVYDFSEWLPLKLGEHGFFNIQPRLDYWRNPATKPFLIKVDGELAGFVTVDNETHIVGAEHNIGYFFISRRFRGQGVAKFVVSALLNRFPGQWQIFHIDANQPARLFWAKVIPDLTGGEFTLHHLPIDGYPCTVYRFKRSQPSAAPTG; encoded by the coding sequence ATGACGACAATCAGAAGCCAGCCCGCGATAGAACTGCACGCCACTCAGCGCGACGAACTGGAAACCATCGAAAACCTGATGCAGTTCTACGTGTATGACTTCAGCGAATGGCTGCCGCTGAAACTCGGGGAACATGGCTTCTTCAACATCCAGCCCAGGCTTGATTATTGGCGCAATCCCGCAACCAAACCGTTTCTGATCAAGGTTGACGGCGAACTTGCCGGTTTTGTGACCGTGGATAACGAAACCCATATCGTCGGCGCCGAACACAACATCGGCTACTTTTTTATCAGTCGACGCTTTCGTGGCCAAGGCGTCGCGAAATTTGTCGTCTCTGCCCTCTTGAACCGGTTCCCCGGTCAATGGCAGATTTTCCACATCGACGCCAACCAGCCTGCACGGCTGTTCTGGGCCAAGGTGATACCTGATCTCACGGGCGGTGAATTCACACTGCATCACCTGCCGATCGACGGTTATCCGTGTACCGTTTACCGCTTTAAAAGATCGCAGCCTTCGGCAGCTCCGACGGGGTAG
- a CDS encoding DUF427 domain-containing protein — protein sequence MKAPGPGKPITIEPQPGCVVVKFHGIQVASSTRALVMHETNYPPVYYIPREDIAEQYFARTDHTSYCPYKGDASYYSLQIPGHESANAVWSYEHPKVSVAQIGGYVAFYPEEVTFEVLKT from the coding sequence ATGAAAGCCCCTGGTCCTGGTAAACCCATCACCATCGAGCCCCAACCCGGCTGCGTGGTAGTGAAGTTTCATGGCATTCAAGTGGCGTCGTCCACTCGGGCGCTGGTCATGCATGAGACCAATTATCCTCCGGTGTACTACATCCCGCGGGAGGACATCGCCGAACAGTATTTCGCCCGCACCGACCACACCAGCTACTGCCCGTACAAGGGCGATGCCAGCTATTACAGCCTGCAGATCCCCGGACATGAAAGTGCCAATGCGGTATGGAGCTATGAGCACCCCAAGGTGTCGGTTGCGCAGATTGGCGGGTATGTGGCGTTCTATCCTGAGGAAGTGACGTTTGAGGTGCTCAAAACCTGA
- the cynR gene encoding transcriptional regulator CynR, giving the protein MLLRHLRYLLAVADHGGFTRAAEALYVSQPTLSQQIRQLEETLGVSLFDRTSRTVKPTDAGLAYIESARRVLVELEAGKRALHDVKDLSRGSLRLAMTPTFMAYLVGPLVRDYVAKFPNIHLQIFELSMDDIEAGLLDDSLDIAIAFTPVRSPDIECVPAFVETLGVMVGRSHPLYERQSPLSPKEVTQLEFALLTPDFITRSSIDGYFRQQNITPKVAVEVNSVSTLLEVIRHAPMATILPEPIATAERALRKIPLLGEAPNRGAALLRRKNNYHSAASLAFMDLVMGAAAVESAKSVIH; this is encoded by the coding sequence ATGCTGCTCCGACATTTGCGCTACCTGCTGGCGGTCGCCGACCACGGCGGCTTCACCCGCGCCGCCGAGGCGTTGTACGTCTCCCAACCGACGCTGTCCCAGCAGATCCGGCAACTGGAGGAAACCCTGGGCGTCAGCCTGTTCGACCGCACCTCGCGCACGGTCAAACCGACCGATGCGGGGCTGGCCTATATCGAAAGTGCCCGTCGGGTGCTGGTGGAACTTGAAGCGGGGAAACGCGCACTGCATGACGTGAAGGATTTGTCTCGGGGCTCCTTGCGACTGGCCATGACGCCAACGTTCATGGCGTATCTGGTGGGGCCGTTGGTGCGCGACTACGTGGCGAAATTCCCGAACATCCATCTGCAGATTTTCGAGTTATCGATGGATGACATCGAGGCCGGGTTGCTCGATGACTCGCTGGACATTGCGATTGCTTTTACACCGGTGAGGAGCCCCGATATCGAGTGCGTGCCGGCGTTTGTCGAGACCTTGGGCGTGATGGTCGGGCGCAGTCATCCGTTGTACGAGCGCCAGAGCCCGCTATCGCCAAAGGAGGTGACGCAACTGGAGTTCGCGTTGCTGACGCCGGATTTCATCACTCGATCCTCCATCGACGGGTATTTTCGGCAACAGAACATCACGCCCAAAGTGGCAGTCGAGGTGAACTCGGTGAGTACGCTGCTGGAGGTCATTCGCCACGCGCCGATGGCCACCATCCTGCCGGAACCCATCGCCACTGCGGAACGGGCATTACGCAAAATTCCGCTGCTGGGGGAGGCGCCCAACCGAGGGGCCGCGCTGCTTCGGCGCAAAAACAATTATCACAGTGCGGCGTCGCTGGCCTTTATGGACCTGGTAATGGGTGCGGCTGCGGTCGAGTCGGCGAAGTCAGTCATCCACTGA
- the cynS gene encoding cyanase codes for MQQSHAYQDPSLALTTSILDAKARKNLSWQDLTDGTGLGLAYVTAALLGQHPLPEAAAKVIGEKLELDADAVARLQIIPLRGSLSGVPTDPTIYRFHEMIQIYGTTLKALVHEQFGDGIISAINFKLDLKKVEDPEGGSRAVITLDGKFLPLRPF; via the coding sequence ATGCAACAGTCCCACGCTTACCAGGACCCAAGTCTGGCCCTGACCACTTCGATCCTCGATGCCAAGGCGCGCAAAAATCTGTCCTGGCAGGATCTGACCGACGGCACCGGCCTGGGCCTGGCCTACGTCACCGCAGCCCTGCTCGGCCAGCATCCGCTGCCGGAAGCCGCCGCCAAGGTGATTGGCGAGAAACTCGAACTGGACGCCGACGCCGTGGCCCGCCTGCAGATCATTCCGCTGCGCGGCAGCCTCTCGGGTGTCCCGACCGACCCAACCATCTACCGCTTCCACGAAATGATCCAGATCTACGGCACCACGCTCAAAGCCCTGGTTCACGAGCAGTTCGGCGACGGCATCATCAGCGCGATCAACTTCAAGCTGGACCTGAAAAAGGTCGAAGACCCGGAAGGCGGTTCCCGTGCCGTGATTACCCTGGACGGCAAATTCCTGCCGCTGCGTCCGTTCTAA
- the glsB gene encoding glutaminase B codes for MQALLNEILDAVRPLIGQGKVADYIPALGTVPSNQLGIAVYGNDGELFCAGDADTPFSVQSISKVFSLVQAIDHSGEAIWERLGHEPSGQPFNSLVQLEFERGRPRNPFINAGALVICDINQSRFAAPALSMRDFVRRLSGNPNVMVDGKVAESEYQHRARNAAMAYLMQSFGNFHNDVEAVLRSYFSHCALRMSCVDLARAFCFLANDGFCKHSGAQILSARQTQQVNSIMATSGLYDEAGNFAYRVGLPGKSGVGGGIVAVVPGQFTVCVWSPELNTAGNSLAGMAALELLSQRIGWSVF; via the coding sequence ATGCAAGCGCTGTTGAACGAGATCCTTGACGCAGTCCGACCGTTGATCGGTCAGGGCAAAGTGGCTGACTACATTCCCGCCCTCGGCACCGTGCCGTCCAATCAGTTGGGCATTGCCGTGTATGGCAACGACGGCGAGCTGTTTTGTGCCGGCGACGCCGATACGCCGTTCTCGGTGCAGAGTATTTCCAAGGTGTTCAGCCTGGTGCAGGCCATCGATCATTCCGGTGAAGCGATTTGGGAGCGCCTGGGCCACGAGCCGTCCGGCCAGCCGTTCAACTCGCTGGTGCAACTGGAATTCGAGCGCGGGCGCCCGCGCAATCCCTTCATCAACGCCGGTGCGCTGGTGATCTGCGACATCAACCAATCACGTTTTGCCGCGCCGGCGTTGTCGATGCGTGATTTTGTCCGGCGTTTGTCCGGCAACCCGAATGTCATGGTGGACGGCAAGGTCGCCGAGTCGGAATACCAGCATCGCGCGCGCAACGCGGCCATGGCTTATCTGATGCAATCGTTCGGCAACTTTCATAACGACGTTGAAGCCGTGCTGCGCAGCTACTTCAGCCATTGCGCGCTGCGCATGAGTTGCGTGGATCTGGCCCGGGCGTTCTGTTTCCTGGCCAATGACGGTTTCTGCAAACACAGCGGCGCCCAGATCCTCAGCGCCCGCCAGACCCAGCAAGTCAACTCGATCATGGCCACCAGCGGGCTGTACGACGAAGCAGGCAACTTTGCCTATCGCGTCGGTCTGCCGGGCAAGAGCGGCGTGGGCGGGGGCATTGTTGCGGTGGTGCCGGGGCAATTCACGGTGTGCGTCTGGTCCCCGGAATTGAACACCGCCGGCAACTCCCTTGCTGGCATGGCCGCGCTGGAATTGTTGAGTCAGCGGATTGGCTGGTCGGTGTTCTGA
- a CDS encoding DUF3616 domain-containing protein — protein sequence MVKFGSAVLVFNEPDAHLRKGLSAVVQIGNTLWVANDESLTLERFTLRERAGAGELLFDQHKQFSLGSLLALPVIPKDGEEFVEADLEGMSYDPDTGYLWIVGSHSLIRKKTDSTKSLKKNAERLATVSRDGNRFLLARIPVIEENGTFTLVKSTASDDRVAAQLAGNRLGNELLDELKDDEHLGAFLHIPGKDNGFDTEGLEINGKRVFIGLRGPVLRGWTIILEVEPEDHHKAAHTLTLKKIGPGGRKYRKHFLQLGGLGVRDLCIDGDDMLILAGPTMNLDGPVSVFRWLDGARPTEESFVFSEQLTPVLEVPYGQGEDKGRDHAEGLTFISTAGVEEPLLLVVYDASAAWRKQGSNRLEQDVFRLAKK from the coding sequence ATGGTGAAATTCGGTTCCGCGGTTTTAGTCTTCAATGAGCCGGACGCTCATTTGCGCAAAGGGTTGTCCGCCGTGGTCCAGATTGGCAACACCCTGTGGGTCGCCAATGATGAATCCTTGACGCTGGAGCGCTTCACCCTGCGTGAGCGCGCCGGTGCGGGCGAGTTGTTGTTTGACCAGCACAAACAGTTCTCGCTGGGATCCCTGTTGGCGCTGCCGGTCATCCCTAAGGATGGCGAGGAATTCGTTGAGGCAGACCTGGAAGGCATGAGCTACGACCCCGACACGGGGTATCTCTGGATTGTGGGGTCTCACAGCCTGATACGGAAAAAAACCGATAGCACCAAGTCCCTGAAGAAAAACGCCGAGCGTCTGGCAACTGTCAGCCGCGATGGCAATCGTTTTCTCCTGGCCCGGATTCCGGTGATCGAAGAAAACGGGACGTTCACGTTGGTGAAGAGCACCGCCAGCGATGATCGAGTCGCTGCCCAATTGGCCGGCAATCGACTGGGTAACGAACTGCTCGATGAGCTCAAGGACGACGAGCATCTGGGGGCATTCCTGCACATTCCCGGCAAGGACAACGGGTTTGACACCGAAGGCCTCGAGATCAACGGCAAACGTGTTTTTATCGGGTTGCGGGGGCCGGTGTTGCGGGGCTGGACAATTATTCTGGAGGTCGAACCCGAGGACCATCACAAAGCCGCCCACACGCTGACGCTGAAAAAAATCGGGCCTGGAGGGCGAAAGTATCGAAAGCATTTTCTCCAGTTGGGCGGGCTCGGCGTCAGGGACTTGTGCATCGATGGCGACGACATGTTGATCCTGGCCGGGCCGACGATGAACCTCGACGGGCCTGTCAGCGTATTTCGATGGCTCGACGGCGCCAGGCCAACAGAGGAAAGTTTTGTCTTCAGCGAACAATTGACGCCGGTCCTGGAGGTTCCTTACGGGCAAGGCGAGGATAAAGGCCGCGATCATGCCGAAGGACTGACCTTTATCAGCACCGCGGGCGTCGAAGAACCCTTGTTGCTGGTGGTCTATGACGCGAGCGCCGCGTGGCGCAAACAGGGGAGCAATCGCCTGGAGCAAGATGTATTTCGACTGGCGAAAAAGTAA
- a CDS encoding MFS transporter, with product MSEHVQPLEAVRSAGTSQETQKVIFASSLGTVFEWYDFFLYGALAAVISKQFFAGVNDTTAFIFALMAFAAGFIVRPFGALVFGRLGDMIGRKYTFLATIVLMGLATFCVGLLPTYASIGIAAPIILVVLRMLQGLALGGEYGGAATYVAEHAPMGKRGFHTSWIQSTATLGLLLSLLVVLGCRYFTGDQFEVWGWRIPFLFSIVLLGISTWIRLSLHESPAFVKMKEEGKLCKSPLRDSFGKWDNLKVVLIALFSINAGQAVTFYAAQFYVLFFLTQFLKMDPALANSLLIVSVIIGAPFFIFFGWLSDKVGRKPVLMIGLLLATALYFPIFKSIAHYANPAIDQASRQAPITVLADPATCTFQFDPVGKAKFDSPCDKVKTFLVKQGLPYNSEAAPAGSAVQVSIGEVTIDGYDEAALRGAVTLAGYPSQADTQLINKPMIVALIVALIIISAMCYGPLAALMVELFPTRIRYTSMSLPYHIGNGWFGGFLPTVSFALVVYTGDIFYGLWYPVVITGVSLVVGMMCLRETKNVDLDKN from the coding sequence ATGTCAGAACATGTTCAGCCCCTGGAAGCCGTCCGCAGCGCCGGCACCAGTCAGGAAACCCAGAAAGTCATCTTCGCCTCCTCCTTGGGGACGGTGTTCGAGTGGTACGACTTTTTCCTCTACGGCGCCCTCGCGGCGGTTATCAGCAAACAATTCTTCGCCGGGGTCAACGACACTACGGCGTTCATCTTTGCGCTGATGGCGTTTGCCGCTGGCTTCATCGTGCGGCCGTTCGGCGCGCTGGTGTTCGGACGCCTGGGGGACATGATCGGGCGCAAATACACGTTCCTCGCGACTATCGTCCTCATGGGCCTGGCAACGTTCTGTGTCGGCTTGCTGCCAACTTACGCAAGCATCGGCATTGCCGCGCCGATCATCCTCGTGGTGCTGCGCATGCTCCAGGGTCTGGCGCTGGGCGGTGAGTATGGTGGCGCGGCCACTTACGTTGCCGAACACGCGCCGATGGGCAAACGCGGTTTCCACACCAGCTGGATTCAGTCCACCGCCACCCTCGGCTTGCTGCTGTCGCTGCTGGTGGTGCTCGGCTGCCGCTACTTCACCGGTGACCAGTTTGAAGTCTGGGGCTGGCGCATTCCGTTTCTGTTTTCGATCGTGCTGCTGGGCATCTCGACCTGGATTCGCCTGAGCCTGCACGAGTCGCCTGCGTTCGTGAAAATGAAAGAGGAAGGCAAACTCTGCAAGTCGCCGCTGCGCGATTCCTTCGGTAAATGGGACAACCTTAAAGTGGTGCTGATTGCGCTGTTCAGCATCAACGCCGGGCAAGCGGTGACCTTCTATGCCGCGCAGTTCTACGTGCTGTTCTTCCTCACCCAGTTCCTGAAAATGGACCCGGCGCTGGCAAACAGCCTGCTGATCGTCAGCGTGATCATCGGCGCGCCGTTCTTCATCTTTTTTGGCTGGCTGTCGGACAAGGTCGGGCGCAAACCAGTGCTGATGATCGGCCTGCTGCTGGCCACCGCGCTGTACTTTCCGATCTTCAAGTCCATCGCCCACTACGCCAACCCGGCCATCGACCAGGCCAGCCGCCAGGCACCGATCACCGTGCTGGCCGACCCGGCCACCTGCACCTTCCAGTTCGACCCGGTGGGCAAGGCAAAATTTGATAGCCCGTGCGACAAGGTCAAAACCTTCCTGGTCAAACAGGGCCTGCCCTACAACAGCGAAGCGGCTCCGGCCGGCAGCGCCGTGCAGGTCAGCATCGGCGAGGTGACAATCGACGGCTACGATGAGGCTGCCCTGCGCGGCGCGGTGACCCTGGCCGGCTATCCGTCGCAAGCTGACACTCAGCTGATCAACAAACCGATGATCGTGGCGCTGATCGTCGCGCTGATCATCATCTCCGCCATGTGCTACGGCCCGCTGGCGGCACTGATGGTCGAACTGTTCCCGACCCGCATCCGCTATACCTCCATGTCCCTGCCCTACCACATCGGCAACGGCTGGTTCGGTGGTTTCCTGCCGACGGTGTCGTTTGCTCTGGTGGTGTACACCGGGGATATTTTCTATGGGCTGTGGTACCCGGTGGTGATTACCGGGGTGAGCCTGGTGGTGGGGATGATGTGTTTGCGTGAGACGAAGAATGTGGATCTGGATAAAAACTGA
- a CDS encoding BON domain-containing protein produces MKLHSFQHYSHGLETVVHDAWITTRVKSALTLADTTLGLNVHVKTHAGTVALSGRVNTHRQCEQAVAVARSVPGVVNIDASELLTHVFTPGHPPEAPNAEDTPERRSDDK; encoded by the coding sequence ATGAAACTTCATTCCTTCCAACATTACTCCCATGGTCTGGAAACGGTCGTTCACGACGCGTGGATTACCACCCGGGTGAAGTCGGCCCTGACATTGGCCGATACCACCCTTGGCCTGAATGTCCATGTCAAAACCCATGCGGGCACGGTGGCATTGAGCGGTCGCGTCAACACCCATAGACAGTGTGAGCAGGCTGTTGCTGTGGCACGTTCGGTTCCTGGTGTCGTCAACATCGATGCCAGCGAATTGCTCACCCATGTGTTCACGCCAGGGCATCCTCCTGAAGCGCCCAACGCTGAAGACACACCTGAGCGTCGGTCGGACGACAAATGA
- a CDS encoding DNA topoisomerase III, which yields MQLYLCEKPSQAKDIAAVLGAKRRGDGCWLGTGVTVTWCIGHLLETAPPDAYDARYKRWVLADLPIIPEKWKMTVKPRTASQYKAVKRLLGEASELVIATDADREGEMIARELVEHCRYRGPIRRLWLSALDDASIRKALAALKPGAETFSLYHSALGRSRADWLIGMNMSRLFTLLGRQSGYQGVLPVGRVQTPTLRLVVDRDRSIANFVPVAYWAIDVQLLHDGAAFTAQWRAASDACDDQDRCLNQALAQKAATAISGAASARVIKLRTERMREVAPLPFDLGTLQEVCSKKLGLGAQETLDIAQALYETHKVITYPRSDCGYLPLSQHSEAPGILAALRQADPALNALHDHLEPQRRSRAWNDAKVSAHHGIIPTAAAKNLDRLAGKQRAVYTLIRARYLAQFLPNHEYDRTQADFDCAGEALRAVGKQIVEPGWKRALPEALAPAKGREAPAPQTLPALAEGRDCAVADVKLKDLWTQPPKPFTEGDLIKAMKNVAKLVEDPLLKQKLKDTTGIGTEATRASIIQGLLDRGYLIKNGKALAATPAAFSLIDAVPRAIADPGTTAIWEQALDMVQSGEMSLEEFVTKQAAWMSKQVARCAGLNLTISGPASPAGRGATPWKNKRKPAKRKPSTGAKRAAKPASKA from the coding sequence ATGCAGCTGTACCTCTGTGAAAAACCTTCCCAGGCCAAAGACATCGCGGCCGTGCTCGGTGCCAAGCGTCGGGGCGACGGCTGCTGGCTGGGAACGGGCGTCACGGTGACCTGGTGCATCGGCCATCTGCTGGAAACCGCACCGCCAGATGCCTATGACGCGCGTTACAAGCGTTGGGTGCTGGCGGATCTGCCGATCATTCCCGAAAAATGGAAGATGACCGTCAAACCGCGTACCGCCAGCCAGTACAAGGCGGTCAAGCGTTTGCTCGGCGAGGCCAGTGAACTGGTGATTGCCACCGACGCCGACCGTGAGGGCGAAATGATCGCCCGGGAACTGGTGGAGCATTGCCGTTATCGCGGGCCGATCCGGCGACTGTGGCTGTCGGCGCTGGACGATGCATCGATCCGCAAGGCACTGGCGGCGCTCAAGCCGGGGGCCGAGACGTTCAGCCTTTATCATTCGGCATTGGGGCGCTCCCGGGCCGACTGGCTGATCGGGATGAACATGAGTCGGCTGTTCACCCTGCTGGGGCGTCAGTCCGGCTATCAGGGTGTGTTGCCGGTCGGTCGGGTGCAGACGCCGACCTTGCGGCTGGTGGTGGATCGCGACCGCAGCATTGCCAATTTCGTCCCGGTCGCTTATTGGGCGATCGATGTGCAACTGCTGCACGACGGCGCCGCGTTCACCGCCCAGTGGCGTGCGGCCTCCGACGCTTGCGACGATCAGGACCGCTGCCTGAATCAGGCGCTGGCTCAGAAAGCGGCTACAGCCATTAGCGGTGCGGCGAGCGCTCGGGTGATCAAACTGCGCACCGAGCGGATGCGCGAAGTCGCGCCTTTGCCGTTCGATCTGGGCACGTTGCAGGAAGTCTGTTCGAAGAAGCTCGGGCTCGGGGCTCAGGAAACCCTCGATATTGCCCAAGCGCTGTACGAAACCCACAAAGTCATTACCTACCCGCGTAGCGACTGCGGCTACCTGCCGCTGAGTCAGCACAGCGAAGCCCCGGGTATTCTGGCGGCGCTCCGGCAGGCCGACCCGGCCTTGAACGCCTTGCACGACCACCTGGAGCCCCAGCGCCGCTCACGGGCCTGGAACGATGCCAAGGTCAGCGCTCACCACGGCATCATCCCCACTGCTGCGGCGAAAAACCTCGACCGCCTGGCAGGCAAGCAACGGGCGGTCTACACCCTGATTCGTGCGCGTTACCTGGCGCAGTTCCTGCCCAACCATGAATACGACCGGACCCAGGCCGACTTCGACTGTGCCGGTGAAGCCTTGCGCGCCGTGGGCAAGCAGATTGTCGAGCCCGGCTGGAAACGCGCCCTGCCCGAGGCTCTCGCGCCAGCCAAGGGCCGCGAAGCACCCGCACCGCAAACACTGCCGGCACTGGCCGAAGGGCGTGACTGCGCGGTGGCCGATGTGAAGCTCAAGGACCTCTGGACCCAGCCGCCCAAACCGTTCACCGAAGGCGATCTGATCAAGGCAATGAAGAACGTCGCCAAACTGGTGGAAGATCCACTGCTCAAGCAAAAGCTCAAGGACACCACCGGCATCGGCACCGAAGCCACCCGCGCCTCGATCATCCAGGGCCTGCTGGACCGCGGCTACCTGATCAAGAACGGCAAGGCCCTGGCCGCGACGCCGGCAGCGTTCAGCCTGATCGACGCCGTGCCGCGCGCGATTGCCGATCCCGGCACCACGGCGATCTGGGAACAGGCCCTGGACATGGTGCAGAGCGGTGAAATGAGCCTGGAAGAATTCGTCACCAAACAGGCTGCGTGGATGAGCAAGCAGGTGGCACGTTGCGCTGGCCTGAACCTGACCATCAGCGGGCCGGCAAGCCCGGCCGGGCGTGGCGCCACACCGTGGAAAAACAAACGTAAACCGGCCAAACGCAAGCCCTCGACCGGTGCCAAACGGGCGGCGAAACCGGCGAGCAAGGCTTAA
- a CDS encoding carbonic anhydrase, with protein MKALIDGLLKFQKEAFPQRTDLFKHLATTQHPGTLFITCSDSRVVPELLTQQEPGELFVVRNAGNIVPSYSPHPGGVSATVEYAVAVLGVTDIVICGHSDCGAMTAIAQCKCMDHLPAVSGWLQHAESAKVINDSRPHASDAAKVSSMVRENVIAQLANIQTHPSVRLAQEKGLLNLHGWVYDIETGSVDALDTDSHSFVSLAEHPGTCAVHGKTVEAA; from the coding sequence ATGAAAGCGCTTATCGACGGTTTATTGAAGTTCCAGAAAGAAGCTTTCCCACAACGTACCGACCTGTTCAAACACCTGGCCACCACCCAGCATCCCGGCACCTTGTTCATCACCTGCTCCGACAGCCGCGTAGTGCCGGAACTGCTGACCCAGCAAGAGCCCGGCGAACTGTTCGTAGTGCGCAATGCCGGCAACATCGTGCCCTCTTACAGTCCGCATCCCGGCGGCGTGTCGGCCACGGTCGAATATGCAGTCGCGGTATTGGGTGTGACGGACATCGTGATCTGCGGGCATTCGGATTGCGGCGCCATGACCGCCATCGCCCAGTGCAAATGCATGGATCACCTGCCCGCCGTCAGTGGCTGGTTGCAACACGCCGAGTCGGCCAAGGTAATCAACGATTCCCGCCCTCACGCCAGCGACGCAGCCAAGGTGAGTTCGATGGTCCGGGAAAATGTCATCGCCCAACTGGCGAATATCCAGACTCACCCGAGCGTGCGTCTGGCCCAGGAAAAAGGCCTGCTGAACCTGCATGGTTGGGTTTATGACATTGAGACCGGTTCGGTCGATGCCTTGGATACCGACAGTCACAGTTTCGTGTCGCTGGCCGAACACCCGGGCACTTGCGCCGTGCACGGCAAAACGGTTGAAGCCGCCTGA
- a CDS encoding aldehyde dehydrogenase family protein yields MSLALERLVAGTPIPFAGNRVTVVSPELAARFQPGDHLLVEQVSGELLLIPVADQQAAAVAIERAEAAFAAMSGVSDQAISEFFDRFAQRLETPECWALIAAANLADIERAKARGRSTTRLLADDRMRGDMIAGLRAWRDAPATRGKVVSCVEHDGWKVEQVVSPLGIVAFVFEGRPNVFADAAGVLRTGNTAVLRIGSDALGTAQAIVTYALNPALVDAGLPSGAVSLVESVNHAAGWAMFADRRLSLAVARGSGRAVSQLGSIAQQAGTAVSLHGTGGAWLIADKDADAQRFAAVVRNSLDRKVCNTLNVCLIHRDRAAELVPLFLDALQQAGTARGQGCKLHIVEGSEQHLPTDWQTASVEVYRAEGYQTEALAEPLPEDQLGREWEWEETPEVSLKIVDDLDQAIALFNRYSPQFTVSLISEDAPAQERFYNAVNAPFVGNGITRWVDGQYALNKPELGLSNWESGRLFARSAILSGDGVFTIRSRMTQTDLSVKR; encoded by the coding sequence ATGTCTCTTGCGCTCGAACGTCTAGTCGCTGGCACGCCGATCCCTTTTGCCGGTAATCGTGTCACTGTCGTCAGCCCCGAACTGGCGGCGCGCTTTCAGCCCGGCGACCATCTGCTGGTGGAGCAGGTCAGCGGCGAATTGTTGCTGATCCCGGTGGCGGACCAGCAAGCGGCGGCGGTCGCCATCGAACGCGCCGAAGCGGCGTTCGCGGCGATGTCCGGCGTCTCGGATCAAGCCATCAGCGAGTTTTTCGATCGCTTTGCGCAACGCCTGGAAACCCCGGAATGCTGGGCCTTGATTGCGGCCGCCAACCTGGCCGACATAGAGCGCGCCAAGGCGCGCGGGCGTTCCACCACGCGGTTGCTCGCCGATGACCGCATGCGCGGCGACATGATCGCCGGCCTCAGGGCCTGGCGCGATGCCCCGGCCACCCGCGGCAAAGTCGTGAGCTGCGTCGAGCACGACGGCTGGAAAGTCGAGCAAGTGGTGTCGCCGCTGGGTATTGTCGCGTTCGTGTTCGAAGGCCGGCCGAATGTCTTTGCCGACGCCGCCGGTGTATTGCGCACCGGTAACACCGCGGTGCTGCGCATTGGCAGCGATGCGTTGGGCACCGCCCAGGCCATCGTCACCTATGCATTGAACCCTGCATTGGTTGACGCCGGATTGCCGAGCGGTGCGGTGTCGCTGGTTGAAAGCGTCAATCACGCCGCCGGTTGGGCGATGTTCGCCGATCGGCGTTTGTCGCTGGCTGTGGCCCGTGGTTCGGGACGTGCGGTCAGCCAGTTGGGCAGCATCGCCCAGCAGGCCGGCACTGCCGTCAGCCTGCACGGCACCGGGGGTGCATGGCTTATCGCCGACAAGGACGCCGATGCCCAGCGCTTCGCCGCCGTGGTGCGCAACTCGCTGGACCGCAAAGTCTGCAACACTCTGAACGTTTGCCTGATCCACCGCGACCGCGCTGCCGAACTGGTGCCGCTGTTTCTCGACGCACTGCAACAGGCTGGCACCGCTCGGGGCCAGGGCTGCAAGTTGCATATCGTCGAGGGTAGCGAGCAGCATTTGCCAACCGATTGGCAGACCGCGAGCGTCGAGGTGTACCGCGCCGAAGGCTATCAGACCGAAGCGTTGGCCGAACCGCTGCCCGAGGATCAATTGGGTCGCGAGTGGGAATGGGAGGAAACCCCGGAAGTCAGCCTGAAGATCGTCGACGACCTGGACCAGGCCATCGCCTTGTTCAACCGCTACAGCCCGCAATTCACTGTGTCGCTGATCAGTGAAGATGCTCCGGCGCAGGAGCGTTTCTACAACGCTGTCAACGCACCTTTTGTCGGCAACGGGATTACCCGCTGGGTCGATGGACAGTACGCGCTGAACAAGCCAGAACTGGGGCTTTCGAACTGGGAAAGTGGACGCCTGTTTGCGCGCAGCGCGATTCTCTCGGGGGATGGCGTGTTTACCATCCGTAGCCGCATGACCCAGACGGATCTGTCGGTCAAACGCTGA